From the Daucus carota subsp. sativus chromosome 8, DH1 v3.0, whole genome shotgun sequence genome, one window contains:
- the LOC135148213 gene encoding uncharacterized protein LOC135148213: protein MFTETLAAKFPECRLPEPGRSVLRGRSSSNVKVILDTTSANSGLDANGWAKKVLLSGKVVFVERNCSKEPIYLKELEELVGKEKVRFPMVIVNGKDLCREEEVESLDDFKNKQKLIMSALNVLYVTERELKSLPFGRRSSIDGAAEHLYPKHCKIVSREIGCQVPTMPPSYTRRSKFTRQFFIINVET from the exons ATGTTTACGGAAACACTGGCTGCCAAGTTCCCAGAATGCCGGCTCCCAGAGCCTGGAAGATCAGTTTTACGAGGCCGTTCTTCATCCAATGTCAAGGTAATTCTTGACACAACGAGTGCTAACAGTGGCCTAGACGCAAATGGATGGGCAAAGAAGGTTCTCTTGAGTGGAAAAGTTGTATTTGTGGAGAGAAACTGTTCAAAGGAGCCTATATATTTGAAAGAGCTAGAAGAGCTGGTGGGTAAAGAAAAGGTGAGGTTTCCCATGGTAATTGTGAATGGGAAGGATTTGTGTAGAGAAGAAGAGGTAGAGAGTTTAGATGATTTTAAGAACAAGCAAAAGCTTATTATGTCAGCATTGAATGTGCTTTATGTCACCGAAAGAGAATTGAAAAGCCTTCCATTCGGCAGAAGGAGCTCGATTGATGGG GCTGCCGAGCACCTTTATCCAAAACACTGTAAAATTGTTTCGAGAGAAATTGGCTGCCAAGTTCCCACAATGCCGCCTTCCTACACCAGACGGTCCAAGTTCACAAGGCAGTTCTTCATCATCAATGTTGAGACCTAA